The nucleotide sequence AATATCGTCCGGGTCCACTACTTCTTCCGTCAGTTTCACTTTTGTGACTTCCCGCTTGCCGGAAACAGTAACCTCTACTGCTCCGCCCCCTGCAGCCGCTGTAATTTCTTTCTCCTCCAGCGCTTTGGTGGCCTCCTCCATCTGCTTCTGCATTTTCTGAGCCTGTTTCATCAGATTATTCATGTTGCCGGGCATTCCTCCCGGAAATCCTCCGCGTTTCGCCATGGTATTTCCTCCTAATCTCTGTTTCAGTCTTCTATGACTATTTCCATATTTATGAGCTTTCCAAGATCCACATAAGTATCTTCCGCCGGACGTCCTGTCTCATGCAGCTGAATTTTTACTTCTGTTTCTTTTCCAATCCGTTGAAATATGACCTGCTTTAATTCCTGCATATGGGCTTCTGAGCTGACAAAGGCCTCTGCCACTTCATCTTCCAGCACAATCAGAAGCTGGTTCTCTCCTGCCAGGCTTAAGCGGGCGGTTTTCAGATAATTTTTCAGTCCGCCGGACAGGTCTTCAATTACAGAACGCCAGTTCTGTACTACCTGCCGGATATCTTCCGGCACTGCTTTAGGCACAGGGGGAGCCGCATCCTCATTCTTCCCTGCCGGCTCCGGCTGACCTGCTGTCGTTTCTCTCTGATTCCTGCCGCCGCTTCTTCCGGAAACCTGTTCCGGCAGTATCTGTATTCCCTGTTCCAGCTTCTGCTCCAGACTGGAAATTCTCTGAACCAGAGACTCGTAATCCCGCTCCATCTGGGGCCTGCACAGCTTAATCAGGGCTATTTCCAGAAGGATTCGCTTCTGGGCAGCATACCGAAGCTGGCCGGACAGTTCCGAAAATATACGGATATAGCGTATGAGCTGTTCCGGCTCCGCCATCTTCGATTCTTCTTTTAAAAGCTGCAGGTTTTCGCTGGAAATATCCAGCACGTCTTCCATATTATCAGAACTCTGCAATAAAAGCAAATTTCTCAGATACCAGGTGAAATCTGTCACAAACTGTCCCGGTTCCCGGCCCTGTGCCACCAGTTCTTCCAGCAGGCCGACGGCGCCGGCCACATCCTGCTGCAAAATCTTCCGCAGTATTCCGGAAAACACTTCGGTATCTACAGCTCCCAGAACTTCCAGCACATGGTCATAAGTGAGACGTTCTCCCAGGTAAAAGGAAATACACTGATCCAGCAGGCTTAAGGCGTCTCTCATGGAGCCGTCCGCTGCTCTGGCAATATAGCGGATGGCTTTGGGCTCCACCTCAGTCTGTTCTTTTTCCATCAGTTCTTCCAGCCTTGCGGCAATGGTATCAATGGAAATTCTCCGGAAATCATACCGCTGGCAGCGGGAAAGGATGGTCACAGGTATCTTGTGGGCTTCGGTGGTAGCCAGAATAAAAATCACATAAGAGGGCGGTTCTTCCAGGGTTTTCAGCAGTGCATTAAAGGCTCCTGTGGAAAGCATATGAACTTCATCAATAATATAGACTTTATATCTGCCTTCCGTGGGAGAATAAGCCACTTCCTCACGGATTTCCCGGATATTATCCACACCGTTGTTAGAGGCTGCGTCAATTTCAATCACATTCATGGAACTGCCCGCGGCAATGGCCCTGCAGGAGGGGCACTGGCCGCAGGGGCTTCCTTCCTGAGGGTGTTCGCAGTTGACTGCCCTGGCAAATATTTTGGCAATGGTGGTCTTTCCGGTTCCTCTGGTTCCGCAGAACAGGTAGGCATGTCCCACCCGTTCTGCCCGTATCTGATTTTTCAGGGTTGTTACAATATGCTCCTGTCCCCGGACGTCTTCAAATTCCTGGGGACGGAATTTCCGGTATAAGGCCGTATATGACATCTTTAATCACCAAAACTGATTCCGATTAATTTTGCTTCTTTAATAATTTTGGAATCCGGTTCTACGGTTTTTAATTTTCCTGCCACTTCTCCCAGAGGAACTTTCTTCGTATTTCCATCCACCATGGCTACCATATACCCGTACTCCTCTTTCAGAATCAGATTTGCGGCTGCGGCGCCCAGTCTGGTACAGAGTACGCGGTCGTAGGGGCAGGGACTTCCACCTCTCTGGGTATGTCCCGGAACGGTCACGCGCACTTCACTTCCGATTTTTTCTTCAATCCGGGCTGCCACCTCATAGGAAACAGAAGGGTATTTCATATTCTTTTTCTTTTCTTTCAGTTCTTTTTTGGACAGGGCCGCGTCTTCTTTGGAAATGGCGCCTTCGGCTACTGCCAGTATGGTAAATCCTTTTCCGGCTTTATTTCTTCCGGCAATAGCGGAAACTACTTTGTCAATATCATAGGGGATTTCC is from Lachnospiraceae bacterium JLR.KK002 and encodes:
- a CDS encoding YbaB/EbfC family nucleoid-associated protein, translating into MAKRGGFPGGMPGNMNNLMKQAQKMQKQMEEATKALEEKEITAAAGGGAVEVTVSGKREVTKVKLTEEVVDPDDIEMLEDLIMAATNEALRQIEEASQQSMSKITGGLGGMGGGFPF
- the dnaX gene encoding DNA polymerase III subunit gamma/tau — translated: MSYTALYRKFRPQEFEDVRGQEHIVTTLKNQIRAERVGHAYLFCGTRGTGKTTIAKIFARAVNCEHPQEGSPCGQCPSCRAIAAGSSMNVIEIDAASNNGVDNIREIREEVAYSPTEGRYKVYIIDEVHMLSTGAFNALLKTLEEPPSYVIFILATTEAHKIPVTILSRCQRYDFRRISIDTIAARLEELMEKEQTEVEPKAIRYIARAADGSMRDALSLLDQCISFYLGERLTYDHVLEVLGAVDTEVFSGILRKILQQDVAGAVGLLEELVAQGREPGQFVTDFTWYLRNLLLLQSSDNMEDVLDISSENLQLLKEESKMAEPEQLIRYIRIFSELSGQLRYAAQKRILLEIALIKLCRPQMERDYESLVQRISSLEQKLEQGIQILPEQVSGRSGGRNQRETTAGQPEPAGKNEDAAPPVPKAVPEDIRQVVQNWRSVIEDLSGGLKNYLKTARLSLAGENQLLIVLEDEVAEAFVSSEAHMQELKQVIFQRIGKETEVKIQLHETGRPAEDTYVDLGKLINMEIVIED